The DNA region AAGAGCGCTTAAAGAAGAGATACGGGTGATTGCAAAAACAATTCCCCATGTTAGAAGAGCTAAGGCGCCCACAAATGGAAGAAGAACAAGCACACCGCCCGCAAGTGTTGCAACGCCTTTGCCTCCTTTAAATTGAAGCCAGATTGGGAAAGTGTGTCCAATTACAACGCCACAAAGACCGAGCATGCCAATTTCAAAGAGGTCGCCTCCAATATACAAAGCCATGAAAACCGCTAAGGATCCTTTTAGAGCATCACAAAAAAGAGTGAGGGCTGCAATGTGTTTGCTTCCTGTTCTTAAAACGTTTGTTGCGCCAATATTAGAAGATCCGATGGTACGTATATCTTGTTTTAAAAAAAGGCGTGTCCAAATGAGCCCAAAAGGAATAGAACCTAGAAAATAACTCATGAGAAACAAAAGAAGCGAAGAAGATGAAAAAAAAGTCATGATGTCTCTTAAGATTAAGGGAAAAGGAGAAGATTTTTTTGTCGTTGATTTTCATAAAGACAAATGGCAGCAGATGTGGAAACATTTAAAGTTGAAAAAAGAGGGGAAGTTGGGATCTTAACAAGAAAATCACAATTTTCTCGGCTCAGACGTCGAAGTCCTTCTCCTTCACTTCCCAAGATAAAAACAACGCGTTCCGGAAGATTTATTTGATCAAGTGTTTGAGAAGCATTTTCGTCAAGTCCAAGACACCAAAAGCCATGTTTTTTGAGAAGATCAAGGCTTTGGACGAGATTCTTCAAAAGAATTAAAGGGATCATTTCAAGGGCGCCCGAAGCGGCTTTTGCTAACGTGCCTGTGAGAGGAGGCGAATGGCGTTCTGTAAGGCCTACGCCTTGAATCTTAAAGGCTGCAGCGCTTCTTAAAATAGCCCCAACATTTTGAGGGTCCGTGACTTGATCCAGAAAAAGAAGCGTAAGAGGCCCCTCTGGGTATTGATCAAGAATGTCCTCAAGAGAAACAGAAGGAAGCGGAGAGGTTAAGAGCGCAATTCCTTGGTGAACAGCCTCTTTTGGAAGCACCCTTTGGAACATTTCTTCTTCAACAAGCTGAGGAGAAATCGAA from Pseudomonadota bacterium includes:
- the rlmB gene encoding 23S rRNA (guanosine(2251)-2'-O)-methyltransferase RlmB, whose translation is MSRTKKLKFSSRPSKPNLSSSSGKVWLYGLHAVLEALKNKNRTFDQLLFLTKSAPDLTLLLETKCPNVSISPQLVEEEMFQRVLPKEAVHQGIALLTSPLPSVSLEDILDQYPEGPLTLLFLDQVTDPQNVGAILRSAAAFKIQGVGLTERHSPPLTGTLAKAASGALEMIPLILLKNLVQSLDLLKKHGFWCLGLDENASQTLDQINLPERVVFILGSEGEGLRRLSRENCDFLVKIPTSPLFSTLNVSTSAAICLYENQRQKNLLLFP
- the plsY gene encoding glycerol-3-phosphate 1-O-acyltransferase PlsY, producing MTFFSSSSLLLFLMSYFLGSIPFGLIWTRLFLKQDIRTIGSSNIGATNVLRTGSKHIAALTLFCDALKGSLAVFMALYIGGDLFEIGMLGLCGVVIGHTFPIWLQFKGGKGVATLAGGVLVLLPFVGALALLTWGIVFAITRISSLSALIAVVGAPFSAICFYPCPLALENLPCVFSFLLFLALCILVLCRHSDNIVRLWKGEEKSFKKK